Proteins encoded within one genomic window of Amorphoplanes friuliensis DSM 7358:
- a CDS encoding glycosyltransferase, which yields MNARPRTIVVIAPLRHPIREPHAGGLEATVWDRVRVLRDRGHRVLLCAVEGSQFQEDAPPEFRLPAVVWPDETEATDSTFPPGHLERAVPALEDALDYIRRNADTIDVVDNHSLHPQPLTWAERLGVPVVTTLHTPPLPRLVEAARAAADPGRFLAVSAYTAAEWREHGVGALVMPNAIDGNRWLLGPGGRDLVWFGRIVPEKGLHLAVQAARLTGRVLRIAGRVGDIPYFQQHIRPFLGDGADYLGPLGQPELARLVGGSACALITPLWEEPFGLVVAEAMATGTPVAAFDTGGIGEVAGTASAVRLVPMGDVEALAEAAEQLASDRGRHRQRRRQARAAAVARFSLDRRAAELETVFDLSATTFDLSATTARPGADAWV from the coding sequence GTGAACGCCCGCCCCCGCACGATCGTCGTCATCGCACCACTGCGCCATCCCATCCGCGAACCCCACGCCGGTGGTCTCGAGGCCACCGTCTGGGACCGCGTACGCGTGCTCCGCGACCGTGGTCACCGCGTACTGCTCTGTGCCGTCGAGGGTTCGCAGTTCCAGGAGGACGCACCGCCGGAGTTCCGGCTGCCGGCCGTGGTGTGGCCCGACGAGACCGAGGCGACCGACTCGACGTTCCCGCCGGGGCACCTCGAACGCGCCGTCCCGGCCCTGGAGGACGCGCTCGACTACATCCGCCGCAACGCGGACACGATCGACGTCGTCGACAACCACAGCCTGCACCCGCAGCCCCTGACCTGGGCCGAGAGGCTCGGGGTGCCGGTCGTGACGACGCTGCACACCCCGCCGCTGCCCCGGCTCGTCGAGGCGGCACGAGCGGCAGCCGACCCCGGTCGCTTCCTCGCCGTCAGCGCCTACACGGCCGCCGAGTGGCGCGAGCACGGTGTCGGTGCGCTGGTGATGCCGAACGCGATCGACGGCAACCGCTGGCTGCTCGGCCCCGGCGGCCGCGACCTCGTCTGGTTCGGGCGCATCGTGCCGGAGAAGGGCCTGCACCTGGCCGTGCAGGCCGCGCGGCTCACCGGCCGGGTCCTGCGCATCGCCGGGCGCGTCGGCGACATCCCGTACTTCCAGCAGCACATCCGCCCGTTCCTCGGTGACGGCGCCGACTACCTCGGACCGCTCGGGCAGCCGGAACTCGCACGGCTCGTCGGCGGCAGCGCGTGTGCGCTCATCACCCCGCTGTGGGAGGAGCCGTTCGGACTGGTCGTCGCCGAGGCGATGGCGACGGGAACACCGGTTGCCGCGTTCGACACCGGCGGCATCGGCGAGGTCGCCGGTACGGCGTCAGCGGTCCGGCTCGTCCCGATGGGTGACGTCGAGGCCCTCGCGGAGGCGGCCGAACAGCTCGCGAGCGACCGCGGGCGGCACCGGCAACGCCGCCGGCAGGCGCGGGCGGCAGCCGTCGCCCGCTTCTCGCTGGACCGCCGGGCCGCGGAGCTGGAAACCGTCTTCGACCTGTCCGCCACCACCTTTGACCTGTCCGCCACGACCGCACGACCGGGAGCCGACGCATGGGTATGA
- a CDS encoding glycosyltransferase — MTLAVPAPRVASIPSAHPYVRHTLAGSGAELLADPPPPGASDGRWWPPVMCDAAWVRAQHDRFDVMHVHFGTESYSTAHLRSFVRALRATGRPLVYTLHDLENPQLTDQAPHLEHLDVLVPAADQVVTLTEGAAATIWRRWGRVAEVVPHPHVLAFDAELPAGRPSDAFVLGIHLRDIRPSIDAVRAVATLLDAVDRLRAQGVPAVGRVQVNERVRDEAARDQVAALVSAHPAAELRRTERLGDAALARSIADLDVAVLPYRSGTHSGWVELCWDLGVPVAGPRVGHASEQHPEDFAVFDAGDGDALARAVQRLLGAPRPGTPGRAARLAERRRERIAGAAAIAAAHTRLYDCVRTPVEQAA, encoded by the coding sequence ATGACGCTCGCCGTACCCGCACCCCGAGTGGCCTCGATCCCGTCCGCCCACCCGTACGTGCGGCACACCCTGGCCGGTTCCGGCGCCGAGCTGCTGGCCGATCCGCCGCCGCCCGGCGCCTCGGACGGTCGCTGGTGGCCGCCGGTCATGTGCGACGCCGCGTGGGTACGAGCACAGCACGACCGCTTCGACGTCATGCACGTGCACTTCGGGACCGAGTCGTACTCGACGGCCCACCTGCGGTCGTTCGTGCGTGCCCTGCGCGCCACGGGCCGGCCGCTGGTCTACACACTCCACGATCTCGAGAACCCGCAGCTGACCGACCAGGCGCCGCACCTGGAGCACCTCGACGTGCTCGTCCCGGCGGCCGACCAGGTGGTGACGCTGACCGAGGGGGCCGCCGCCACGATCTGGCGCCGCTGGGGCCGTGTCGCCGAGGTCGTCCCGCACCCGCACGTGCTGGCGTTCGACGCCGAACTCCCCGCCGGCCGGCCCTCGGACGCCTTTGTCCTGGGCATCCACCTCCGGGACATCCGGCCCAGCATCGACGCCGTGCGAGCCGTCGCGACCCTGCTGGACGCCGTCGACCGCCTGCGTGCCCAGGGTGTCCCGGCGGTCGGCCGCGTCCAGGTGAACGAGCGCGTCCGCGACGAGGCCGCCCGGGACCAGGTCGCCGCGCTGGTCAGCGCGCATCCGGCGGCTGAGCTGCGCCGGACCGAACGGCTCGGCGACGCCGCCCTCGCCCGGTCCATCGCCGACCTCGACGTGGCCGTGCTGCCGTACCGCAGCGGGACACACTCCGGCTGGGTCGAGCTGTGCTGGGACCTCGGCGTCCCCGTCGCCGGCCCGCGTGTCGGCCACGCGAGCGAGCAACATCCTGAAGATTTCGCCGTCTTCGACGCCGGCGACGGCGACGCTCTGGCCCGGGCGGTCCAGCGCCTCCTCGGAGCACCCCGCCCCGGTACGCCCGGACGAGCAGCCCGCCTGGCCGAGCGCCGCCGCGAGCGGATCGCCGGGGCCGCCGCCATCGCCGCCGCGCACACCCGCCTCTACGACTGTGTCCGTACGCCCGTCGAGCAGGCCGCGTGA
- a CDS encoding WcbI family polysaccharide biosynthesis putative acetyltransferase, whose amino-acid sequence MIETAGPDPRTRHFGVFYGLDEPTGDGDVALVVGNCQAESLRIMLDGAGLRTVRMPAVHELVTGDLPHLDRWLARTTLLISQPIRDDYHGLPLGTAQLAGRIATGGRTVRVPVIRFAGLYPTHAIVRPPSDPGLAPPIVGYHDLRVLAEAAGLTTRTELDPTTVRAIADHSLTQLRTREAAHGTVVISDLFTAPAFTLMRTLNHPGNLVFSALAARVRAALGLPEHPVDPGRPLLDSVHAPREAAVLETWGLDGDERPYWVVDGKIIETGAVREAHLAWYSRHPDAVQAGLLRHADAFRILGLA is encoded by the coding sequence ATGATCGAGACGGCGGGGCCCGACCCGCGGACCAGGCACTTCGGTGTGTTCTACGGCCTGGACGAACCGACCGGCGACGGGGACGTCGCGCTGGTGGTCGGCAACTGCCAGGCGGAGTCGCTGCGGATCATGCTTGACGGCGCCGGGCTGCGGACCGTCCGGATGCCGGCCGTGCACGAACTGGTCACCGGTGACCTTCCGCACCTCGACCGCTGGCTGGCCCGGACGACACTGCTGATCTCTCAGCCGATCCGCGACGACTACCACGGCCTCCCCCTCGGTACGGCCCAGCTCGCGGGTCGCATCGCCACCGGTGGCCGGACGGTACGGGTGCCGGTGATCCGGTTCGCCGGGCTGTACCCGACACACGCGATCGTGCGTCCCCCGTCCGATCCGGGCCTCGCGCCGCCGATCGTCGGCTACCACGATCTCCGCGTGCTGGCCGAGGCCGCGGGGCTCACCACCCGCACCGAACTCGACCCGACGACGGTTCGGGCGATCGCCGACCATTCCCTGACCCAACTCCGCACACGAGAGGCAGCCCACGGCACCGTGGTCATCTCGGACCTTTTTACGGCACCGGCGTTCACGCTGATGCGCACGCTGAACCATCCCGGCAACCTCGTCTTCTCGGCACTGGCCGCCCGCGTCCGCGCGGCGCTCGGCCTGCCGGAACACCCGGTCGATCCGGGCCGGCCGCTCCTCGACTCCGTCCACGCGCCCCGCGAGGCAGCGGTCCTCGAGACGTGGGGGCTCGACGGGGACGAACGGCCGTACTGGGTTGTCGACGGCAAGATCATCGAGACCGGCGCCGTCCGTGAGGCTCACCTCGCCTGGTACTCCCGCCACCCGGACGCGGTCCAGGCCGGCCTGCTGCGGCACGCGGATGCTTTCCGGATCCTGGGTCTCGCATGA
- a CDS encoding glycosyltransferase family 1 protein, which translates to MSGLPALAVTATERHGVTVAARDLATAVEATTGLRLRMAADDLFGDRPPARAHLHFTDRLWAGSPEEAAATVERIAARTALTVTLHDVPQASDGPRNLPRRTDCYARIARVARGVVVNSRHEAAHLAEAGIAPHALGVVPLPVTPAPPGPRPSAGTPDVAVLGFFYPGKGHAEVVEAVATLSDRPCVTVLGGASAGHEADLSSLTEQASAQGVEVNVTGYVPDDELIARCRSVAVPVVAHRHFSASGSLATWIAAGRRPLVADGRYAREMAALRPETVHLVAPGQVAPAIADALADPASTWLAADAVTRPHLDDTAASYLRWWTEDVAW; encoded by the coding sequence ATGAGCGGGCTGCCCGCTCTCGCCGTCACGGCCACCGAGCGTCACGGAGTGACCGTCGCGGCCCGTGACCTGGCCACGGCCGTCGAGGCGACAACCGGTCTCCGGCTGCGGATGGCCGCGGACGACCTGTTCGGCGATCGGCCACCGGCACGGGCCCACCTGCACTTCACCGACCGGCTCTGGGCCGGGTCGCCCGAGGAGGCGGCCGCGACGGTCGAACGGATCGCGGCGCGGACCGCGTTGACCGTCACGCTGCATGACGTACCGCAGGCCTCCGACGGCCCGCGGAACCTGCCGCGCCGGACCGACTGTTACGCGCGGATCGCCCGGGTCGCGCGGGGCGTTGTCGTCAACAGCCGGCACGAGGCCGCGCACCTGGCGGAAGCGGGTATCGCGCCGCACGCACTCGGTGTCGTACCGCTACCCGTCACGCCCGCGCCGCCGGGACCGCGGCCGAGCGCAGGCACTCCCGACGTCGCCGTGCTGGGGTTCTTCTATCCGGGCAAGGGCCACGCCGAGGTCGTGGAAGCAGTTGCCACCCTCTCCGACCGCCCGTGCGTGACCGTGCTCGGCGGCGCGTCCGCAGGTCACGAGGCCGACCTGTCGAGCCTCACCGAACAGGCGTCGGCCCAGGGAGTCGAGGTGAACGTGACCGGTTACGTCCCCGACGACGAGCTCATCGCGCGCTGCAGGTCGGTGGCGGTGCCCGTCGTGGCGCACCGGCACTTCTCGGCCTCCGGTTCGCTGGCCACCTGGATCGCGGCGGGTCGCCGGCCGCTCGTCGCCGACGGGCGTTACGCCCGGGAGATGGCGGCGCTGCGCCCCGAGACCGTGCACCTGGTCGCCCCCGGACAGGTCGCGCCGGCGATCGCCGACGCCCTCGCCGACCCGGCGTCGACCTGGCTGGCGGCGGACGCGGTCACGCGTCCACACCTCGACGACACCGCCGCCTCCTACCTCCGCTGGTGGACCGAGGACGTCGCATGGTGA
- a CDS encoding glycosyltransferase family 2 protein, translating to MVTVPGNRWDLLDGLEPTEPPTVSVIVVHYRQQAELDRTLAALRRQTHPAGRTQVIVVDDGSPEPPRVPDGVQLLRQADDGFRAAAARNLGASAATGEVLCFLDADTSPEPEYLTRMARLPALAPEAVVVGRRRHAALAGLPADTPVEHAGPAAELPEPQWLIDAYRQTRNLLDADDRAYRYVIGAAFACSRWFFERTGGFDEQFRAYGGEDWEWTYRAWLGGAILAHVRDAVAWHDGPDWAGRGTDDPERRARKDGETLLLADHIPVAGSRGHGLRSASPDVVIRLAAALSPAAAFVCVDSLLAALPEAVVQVPGDFKGVFSADQRVTTASSLLDPRTRVVIDVPAAVRADRAADLLRDAVSTVGAGAVGTVLLGPAEAPLLRVDSARAAARRAAWGKDVFETTVLPDADLTVLGADPGLAGYLGGWA from the coding sequence ATGGTGACCGTCCCCGGCAACCGGTGGGACCTCCTCGACGGGCTCGAACCCACCGAGCCACCCACCGTCTCGGTCATCGTCGTGCATTACCGGCAGCAGGCGGAGCTCGACCGTACGCTCGCAGCGCTGCGCCGCCAGACGCATCCCGCCGGCCGGACGCAGGTGATCGTCGTCGACGACGGATCCCCCGAACCGCCCCGCGTGCCGGACGGGGTCCAGCTCCTGCGCCAGGCCGACGACGGGTTCCGGGCTGCGGCGGCCCGCAACCTCGGCGCGTCGGCCGCGACCGGCGAGGTGCTCTGCTTCCTCGACGCCGACACCTCGCCCGAGCCCGAGTACCTCACCCGCATGGCCCGGCTTCCGGCGCTCGCGCCCGAGGCCGTCGTCGTGGGCCGGCGGCGGCACGCGGCGCTCGCCGGGCTGCCCGCCGACACCCCTGTCGAACACGCCGGGCCGGCCGCTGAGCTGCCCGAACCACAGTGGCTGATCGACGCGTACCGGCAGACCCGCAACCTGCTCGACGCCGACGACCGGGCCTACCGGTACGTGATCGGCGCCGCGTTCGCCTGCTCCCGCTGGTTCTTCGAGCGCACCGGCGGATTCGACGAACAGTTCCGCGCGTACGGGGGTGAGGACTGGGAGTGGACGTACCGGGCCTGGCTCGGCGGCGCGATCCTCGCCCACGTCCGTGACGCGGTGGCCTGGCACGACGGGCCGGACTGGGCCGGTCGCGGCACCGACGACCCGGAGCGCCGGGCGCGCAAGGACGGCGAGACGCTGCTCCTCGCCGACCACATCCCGGTCGCCGGATCCCGCGGGCACGGCCTGCGCAGCGCAAGCCCCGACGTCGTGATCAGGCTCGCCGCGGCACTGTCACCGGCGGCGGCGTTCGTCTGCGTGGATTCGCTGCTCGCCGCCCTGCCCGAGGCAGTGGTGCAGGTTCCCGGCGACTTCAAGGGCGTTTTCAGCGCGGATCAGCGGGTCACGACCGCGTCGTCGCTGCTCGACCCGCGTACCCGCGTGGTGATCGACGTGCCGGCGGCCGTCCGCGCCGACCGGGCCGCCGACCTGCTCCGGGACGCGGTGTCGACGGTCGGCGCCGGTGCTGTCGGGACCGTGCTGCTCGGACCGGCCGAGGCGCCCCTGCTGCGCGTCGACTCCGCTCGCGCCGCCGCCCGTCGCGCGGCCTGGGGCAAGGACGTCTTCGAGACCACCGTCCTCCCGGACGCCGACCTTACGGTCCTCGGTGCCGACCCGGGCCTGGCCGGCTATCTCGGAGGCTGGGCCTGA
- a CDS encoding SDR family oxidoreductase, producing the protein MDLELEGRVVVVVGGTGLIGRAVVERLREEGATTLAASRHAEDGIVLDAQDPDSVQAAFDGVLEQHGRLDAVVIAAAPSAQTLDASRNADPEQVLGAIDAKAMSFLRLANAALPIMSRAGYGRIVGVSGQNAFLTGNVTGSVRNAALIITAKNLADSVAGTGITVNTVNPGIVSETPAAAVEPGRGGESSPRQIADLITFLVSPLAGAISGESIAVGHRVRGVTSL; encoded by the coding sequence GTGGATCTTGAGCTTGAGGGACGGGTCGTCGTGGTCGTGGGCGGCACGGGGCTGATCGGCCGGGCCGTCGTCGAACGGCTCCGCGAGGAAGGTGCCACCACCCTCGCCGCCTCACGGCACGCCGAGGACGGCATCGTCCTCGACGCCCAGGATCCGGACTCGGTGCAGGCGGCCTTCGACGGTGTGCTGGAGCAGCACGGCAGGCTCGACGCCGTGGTCATCGCGGCGGCACCCAGCGCCCAGACCCTGGACGCGTCCCGCAACGCCGACCCGGAACAGGTTCTCGGCGCGATCGACGCGAAGGCGATGTCCTTCCTGCGCCTGGCCAACGCGGCACTGCCGATCATGAGCCGTGCCGGGTACGGCCGGATCGTCGGCGTGAGCGGCCAGAACGCCTTCCTCACGGGCAACGTGACGGGCTCGGTCCGCAACGCCGCCCTGATCATCACCGCCAAGAATCTCGCCGACTCGGTCGCCGGGACCGGCATCACCGTCAACACGGTCAACCCCGGGATCGTCTCCGAGACCCCGGCGGCCGCTGTCGAGCCCGGCCGCGGCGGCGAGTCGAGCCCCCGGCAGATCGCCGACCTCATCACCTTCCTGGTCTCACCCCTGGCCGGCGCCATCTCCGGCGAATCGATCGCGGTCGGTCACCGCGTCCGCGGCGTGACGTCGCTGTAG
- a CDS encoding SEC-C domain-containing protein: protein MLDLLDKLLTFFPVVAMAALGAVTAVKGWLSHRQHSPGVSVEIGAELPVEFEGPTSAERRDALVEAILEALGRTDDEEPGRIVSTGLARPELPLQPSSRDRCLEPGRAYLFWFAIEATPVEGALDDVPRALRLPDEAVAGDAITVALFDYPGELILTPGTNVGTLTLGSDGRITPGRPPTVGLAAPDRLLFPIRTPEEPGIHRLRCNVYCRGTLLQSRVLSVTVEAGAAEREDALQVVVDYAVDTDFEPAALAQIQPLQLSVFANNNGRGTHSFRFFGGEALTATVSVSEHQIQDHIDRARRTLTTVAWGAPEYRDGAGFKYGRPRTARSFSDDLIQLAISGHRLWAHVAGRVADGAAPALPDVSRSRIKELQDLMRRPGMVEFANKVDASFTVPAGLFYDYDLDTTVPVREWRVCPEALDAIRTGADLSRQPCFLGAVEHAETVVCPSGFWGFRHGVTLPQASAFSVGDAAGVAPSADVEATHFIDAEERPRMILGVADDFTDLGGHVAWVEALGGAGFVHRCTTAGRLLEAMRDTALEPHLVYLFCHGSETNGIPALVVGPRKSLGIQYEQIATGNVYWRRSRPLVVLNGCGTTAVQPRHAMNFVDAFIRTAKASGVVGTEITTDARLGARFGQQFLDAFVTGRRTIAESLLSARLSLLAEGDPLGLAFVAYAAPQLRLRARADPCTCGSGRAYGDCHAPVPAASGRG from the coding sequence GTGCTGGACCTGCTGGACAAACTTCTGACCTTCTTTCCCGTCGTGGCCATGGCGGCGCTGGGAGCAGTCACAGCTGTCAAAGGCTGGTTGTCACACCGGCAGCATTCACCGGGTGTCAGCGTCGAGATCGGGGCCGAACTCCCCGTCGAGTTCGAAGGTCCCACCTCGGCCGAGAGGCGGGATGCGCTCGTCGAAGCGATCCTGGAGGCTCTCGGGCGAACTGACGACGAGGAGCCCGGTCGTATTGTCAGCACCGGCCTCGCCCGGCCCGAACTCCCGTTGCAGCCCTCGAGCCGGGATCGCTGCCTGGAGCCCGGCCGCGCCTACCTCTTCTGGTTCGCGATCGAGGCCACGCCCGTCGAGGGTGCCCTCGACGATGTCCCGCGGGCGCTGCGGCTCCCCGACGAAGCCGTGGCCGGCGATGCGATCACCGTCGCCCTGTTCGACTATCCCGGAGAGCTGATCCTCACTCCGGGGACAAACGTCGGCACGCTGACTCTCGGGAGCGACGGGCGGATCACCCCGGGCCGCCCGCCCACCGTCGGCCTCGCCGCGCCCGATCGTCTGTTGTTCCCGATCCGGACCCCGGAGGAGCCCGGAATCCACCGCCTGCGGTGCAACGTGTACTGCCGCGGCACTCTTCTCCAGTCACGCGTCCTGTCGGTGACGGTCGAAGCGGGCGCTGCCGAACGAGAGGACGCCCTGCAGGTCGTCGTCGACTACGCGGTCGACACCGATTTCGAGCCGGCGGCGCTCGCTCAGATCCAGCCCCTCCAGCTGTCGGTCTTCGCGAACAACAACGGTCGTGGCACCCACAGCTTCCGATTCTTCGGCGGTGAAGCGCTGACGGCGACCGTGTCCGTCAGCGAACACCAGATCCAGGACCACATCGACCGCGCGCGCCGAACACTCACCACGGTCGCCTGGGGTGCGCCGGAGTATCGGGACGGCGCCGGGTTCAAGTACGGCCGGCCGCGGACGGCACGGTCGTTCAGCGACGATCTGATCCAGCTGGCGATCTCCGGGCACCGGCTGTGGGCGCACGTGGCCGGTCGCGTGGCCGACGGCGCAGCCCCGGCGCTGCCCGACGTGTCGCGCTCACGGATCAAGGAACTGCAGGACCTGATGCGCCGACCGGGGATGGTGGAATTCGCCAACAAGGTGGACGCGTCGTTCACCGTTCCGGCCGGGCTCTTCTACGACTACGACCTGGACACGACGGTGCCCGTACGGGAATGGCGTGTCTGTCCTGAGGCCCTCGACGCCATCCGGACTGGTGCGGATCTGTCCCGGCAGCCCTGTTTCCTCGGTGCCGTGGAGCACGCCGAGACCGTGGTGTGCCCGAGCGGATTCTGGGGTTTCCGGCACGGGGTCACCCTTCCGCAGGCGTCCGCGTTCAGCGTCGGCGACGCAGCCGGGGTCGCACCGTCGGCCGACGTCGAAGCCACTCACTTCATCGACGCCGAGGAACGGCCACGGATGATTCTCGGTGTCGCCGACGACTTCACCGACCTGGGCGGCCACGTCGCCTGGGTGGAGGCGCTCGGGGGCGCCGGCTTCGTGCACCGCTGCACCACCGCGGGCCGGTTGCTGGAGGCGATGCGCGACACTGCTCTCGAACCCCATCTCGTCTACCTTTTCTGCCACGGTTCGGAGACGAACGGCATCCCGGCCCTCGTTGTCGGACCGCGCAAATCCCTCGGGATCCAGTACGAGCAGATCGCCACCGGCAACGTCTACTGGCGCCGGAGCCGTCCACTGGTGGTGCTGAACGGCTGCGGCACCACCGCCGTGCAGCCCCGGCACGCGATGAACTTCGTCGACGCCTTCATCCGTACGGCGAAGGCCTCCGGTGTCGTCGGCACCGAGATCACCACGGATGCGCGGCTCGGTGCGCGGTTCGGACAGCAGTTCCTGGACGCGTTCGTGACCGGGAGGCGCACCATCGCCGAATCCCTGCTCAGCGCGCGGCTCTCGCTGCTCGCGGAGGGTGATCCGCTCGGCCTGGCCTTCGTCGCGTACGCCGCACCGCAGCTGAGGCTCCGTGCCCGCGCCGATCCGTGCACCTGTGGTTCCGGACGAGCGTACGGCGACTGCCATGCACCGGTGCCCGCGGCTTCCGGACGCGGGTGA
- a CDS encoding STAS domain-containing protein, which produces MLSSPHRTVVAAVVGLDDVVIATVYTHTETDDQAPDLHVITVDGDVDRDTAPYLERALVRGLSVGQRVCCDLSRADFFGSAGAKVLFTAAATGGAFRVRGARGITRLVLDAVGFNRTLLVD; this is translated from the coding sequence ATGCTGTCTTCCCCGCACCGCACCGTCGTCGCGGCCGTCGTCGGCCTCGACGACGTGGTGATCGCCACCGTCTACACGCACACCGAAACCGACGACCAGGCCCCGGACCTGCACGTCATCACCGTCGACGGCGACGTCGACCGCGACACCGCCCCCTACCTGGAACGCGCCCTGGTAAGAGGCCTGTCCGTCGGCCAGCGGGTGTGCTGCGACCTCAGCCGCGCCGACTTCTTCGGCTCGGCCGGCGCAAAGGTCCTCTTCACCGCGGCCGCCACCGGCGGCGCCTTCCGGGTCCGCGGAGCCCGCGGCATCACCCGCCTGGTCCTGGACGCGGTCGGCTTCAACCGCACCCTGCTCGTCGACTAG
- a CDS encoding ATP-binding protein — protein MDSLRLSFAHRTDYAGLRQHAREVLDRWQTPDLVDDTLLVITELVENVVQHTGDGGELVLHRCGDAVRVEVADSSSALPRAYGPDPRRIGGRGLLLVAAVSRDWGARPDGVGKIVWADVPLTSQASARS, from the coding sequence GTGGATTCGTTGCGGTTGTCCTTTGCGCACCGAACCGACTATGCGGGCCTCAGGCAGCACGCACGGGAGGTCCTCGACCGCTGGCAGACCCCCGACCTGGTCGACGACACGCTGCTGGTGATCACCGAGCTGGTCGAGAACGTTGTCCAGCACACCGGTGACGGGGGTGAGCTGGTGCTGCACCGCTGCGGCGACGCCGTCCGTGTCGAGGTTGCCGACAGCAGCAGTGCGCTTCCTCGCGCGTACGGGCCGGATCCGCGCCGTATCGGCGGCCGGGGGTTGTTGCTGGTCGCCGCGGTTTCGCGGGATTGGGGCGCCCGCCCGGACGGGGTCGGCAAGATCGTCTGGGCCGATGTGCCGCTGACCAGTCAGGCGAGCGCCCGCAGTTAG
- a CDS encoding glycosyltransferase family 2 protein encodes MTLLPDAGMAQETDEVTVVVATRNRPDRLRETVPRHRAPVVVIDNGSDHPLTVDGARVIRLEENLGAAARNIGVEQARTPYVAFADDDSYWAPGMLAAAVELFRSHPRTALLTAQVRVGAENRLDPVSAGMATAPLGTPPGGAGPSVLGFLSCATVVRRDAFLAVGGFEPRLVVYGEEALLAMDLAAAGWHLSYTPDLVVHHFPEPAGRDVSARHRREIRNRMLTAVLRRPPAVIAREVVAAVRTQPSVVAGLVPDVPWALRHRRRLPREVETALRTLGN; translated from the coding sequence GTGACGCTCCTTCCCGACGCCGGCATGGCCCAGGAGACCGACGAGGTCACCGTGGTCGTCGCCACCCGCAACCGCCCCGACCGGCTCCGGGAGACCGTGCCACGGCACCGGGCCCCGGTCGTGGTGATCGACAACGGCTCGGACCACCCGCTCACCGTCGACGGTGCCCGGGTGATCCGGCTGGAGGAGAACCTCGGGGCCGCGGCACGCAACATCGGCGTCGAGCAGGCCCGGACCCCGTACGTCGCGTTCGCCGACGACGACTCGTACTGGGCGCCGGGCATGCTCGCGGCGGCAGTGGAGCTGTTCCGGTCCCATCCGCGGACGGCGCTGCTCACGGCCCAGGTGCGGGTCGGCGCGGAGAACAGGCTCGACCCGGTCTCGGCCGGCATGGCAACGGCACCGCTGGGCACCCCGCCCGGCGGTGCCGGCCCGTCGGTCCTGGGCTTCCTCTCGTGCGCCACCGTCGTCCGCCGGGACGCGTTCCTGGCGGTCGGCGGTTTCGAACCACGCCTGGTCGTCTACGGCGAGGAGGCGCTGCTGGCCATGGACCTCGCCGCGGCCGGCTGGCACCTGAGCTACACACCGGACCTCGTGGTGCACCACTTCCCGGAACCGGCCGGCCGGGACGTCTCCGCGCGGCACCGGCGCGAGATCCGCAACCGGATGCTGACCGCGGTGCTGCGCCGGCCGCCCGCCGTGATCGCTCGAGAGGTCGTCGCCGCGGTGCGCACTCAGCCCTCAGTGGTGGCGGGCCTCGTCCCGGACGTGCCGTGGGCGCTCCGGCACCGCCGCCGCCTGCCCCGCGAGGTCGAGACAGCCCTGCGGACTCTCGGCAACTAA